One Nostoc sp. UHCC 0302 DNA window includes the following coding sequences:
- a CDS encoding N-6 DNA methylase translates to MPFSDFTNPYQNPANIPQDYRQHINLQKLFKADGSYVRPAEDPVTMWALQILVEKYGVPLEAMELELNSDFAEGTHQGGRRYQGRADLVVYDDRYADSIGNLDVAFIMVEAMEPSKKVGGTEGEGWVDHLNRLNAYMSASPSARYAILTSGKHTVIYRRDLEYPRKLEIIGDLQKYESAREAAKHSFYTVILNPSEPDGIQTGLTPLTRDRFREVLGDTRSGCHSILRDNEGLQPQEAVDAMVKFLFAKWYDEQATVDLVKQTGEQRAYVFSVSNETDPERLLIQVRETFEKAKQWERETLAKKFGDDLSARLAFNEADVLQFKPHTTMEIVKRLQPWSLRKSSADVKGGVFEDFLSKTFRDDLGQYFTPTPVINLMVGILQPTVNDYVGDPACGSARMLTHVLDYVRKQEYVKAIANNGGSAEGINPEEPTEEFIKFRDNHLFGAEYSRNVMHVARVNTLMNGAQYADLKVMDSLERLGSITGGITEGLPERPGFYLGGLTMILTNPPFGSKLTNESVLKDFAGRDGVSKKKGKVVKSIPQEVAFLNRCLEYLAPNGKLAIVLPDGVLANSSMQDIRDWVLRWARLKAVISLPQETFAPYGAGVKTSIVILEKRKIPLLAEGQLEIGQVLVETGEDYNVYMARIDDIGYDATGRFTVPEEKAHFPIEVVETVTDFENLAGW, encoded by the coding sequence ATGCCTTTCTCCGATTTCACTAATCCTTACCAAAATCCGGCTAACATACCACAGGACTATCGCCAGCATATAAATCTACAGAAGTTATTTAAAGCTGATGGTTCTTATGTGCGTCCAGCAGAAGACCCTGTGACGATGTGGGCGCTTCAGATTTTAGTAGAAAAGTACGGTGTTCCACTAGAGGCAATGGAACTAGAACTAAATTCAGATTTTGCCGAGGGAACTCATCAAGGTGGGCGACGCTATCAAGGACGGGCAGACCTTGTAGTTTACGATGACCGTTATGCTGATTCTATAGGTAATTTGGATGTAGCCTTCATTATGGTGGAGGCTATGGAACCAAGTAAAAAAGTTGGCGGGACTGAGGGCGAAGGTTGGGTCGATCATCTTAATCGACTCAATGCTTACATGAGTGCTTCACCATCTGCCCGTTATGCGATTTTAACCAGTGGTAAACATACAGTAATTTATCGTCGTGACCTTGAATATCCAAGAAAGTTAGAAATAATTGGTGATTTACAGAAGTATGAAAGCGCCCGTGAAGCCGCAAAGCACAGTTTTTATACTGTAATTCTTAATCCCAGTGAACCAGATGGGATTCAAACAGGACTCACGCCCCTAACCCGTGATAGGTTTCGGGAGGTTTTGGGAGATACGCGTTCTGGTTGTCACTCTATTCTGAGAGATAACGAGGGTTTGCAGCCACAAGAAGCCGTTGATGCAATGGTTAAATTCTTGTTTGCTAAGTGGTACGACGAGCAAGCAACAGTAGACTTGGTAAAGCAAACAGGTGAACAACGAGCTTATGTGTTTAGTGTAAGTAATGAAACTGACCCAGAACGTCTATTAATTCAAGTCAGAGAAACTTTTGAGAAAGCGAAGCAGTGGGAACGTGAAACTTTAGCAAAAAAATTTGGTGACGATCTTTCGGCACGATTAGCATTTAATGAGGCTGATGTGTTGCAATTCAAGCCTCACACCACAATGGAAATCGTCAAGCGTTTACAGCCTTGGAGTTTGCGAAAATCTTCAGCAGATGTCAAAGGTGGGGTGTTTGAGGATTTTCTGAGTAAGACTTTCCGCGATGATTTAGGGCAATATTTCACACCTACACCTGTAATTAATTTAATGGTGGGAATTTTGCAACCTACAGTAAATGATTATGTTGGCGATCCTGCTTGCGGTTCAGCGCGGATGTTAACACACGTTTTAGATTATGTGCGTAAGCAGGAGTATGTAAAAGCAATAGCAAATAATGGTGGTAGTGCTGAAGGGATTAATCCTGAAGAACCAACGGAAGAGTTTATCAAGTTTCGAGATAATCATTTATTTGGTGCTGAATATTCTCGAAATGTGATGCACGTAGCGCGAGTTAATACTTTAATGAATGGCGCACAATATGCCGATTTAAAGGTAATGGATTCGCTGGAGCGATTGGGTAGCATTACAGGAGGAATTACAGAGGGGCTTCCAGAACGTCCTGGGTTTTATCTGGGAGGGTTGACGATGATTTTAACTAATCCTCCATTTGGTTCTAAATTAACGAATGAAAGTGTTCTAAAGGATTTTGCTGGACGAGATGGGGTGAGTAAGAAAAAGGGCAAGGTTGTTAAAAGTATTCCCCAAGAAGTAGCTTTTCTTAATCGTTGTTTGGAATATCTTGCACCCAATGGAAAGCTAGCCATTGTTTTACCTGATGGAGTATTGGCTAATAGTTCAATGCAGGATATTAGAGATTGGGTTTTACGTTGGGCAAGATTAAAAGCAGTTATTAGTTTACCACAAGAAACATTTGCGCCTTATGGTGCAGGCGTTAAAACTAGCATAGTTATTTTAGAAAAACGGAAAATACCTTTATTAGCTGAAGGACAGTTAGAAATAGGACAAGTACTTGTCGAAACAGGTGAAGATTACAACGTTTACATGGCTCGAATTGATGACATTGGTTATGATGCAACAGGTCGTTTTACTGTACCTGAAGAAAAGGCACATTTCCCTATTGAAGTAGTAGAAACAGTTACAGATTTTGAAAATCTAGCAGGATGGTAA
- a CDS encoding type II toxin-antitoxin system RelE/ParE family toxin produces the protein MAEVRFTPPFKRRLKTLTKRYRQIQIDIQPIIDQLQVGNFIGDQISGIDLTVFKVRAKNSDIPTGKSGGYRVIYQVVSPECVLLLLIYAKSDQTDVSLEEIEDAIKKT, from the coding sequence ATGGCAGAAGTCCGCTTTACACCTCCCTTCAAGCGCCGTCTCAAAACTCTGACTAAACGTTATCGCCAAATTCAAATTGACATTCAACCCATTATTGATCAGCTACAGGTTGGGAATTTTATCGGCGATCAAATTTCTGGGATAGACTTGACCGTTTTTAAAGTTAGAGCAAAAAACAGTGATATCCCGACGGGCAAAAGTGGTGGATATCGGGTGATTTATCAGGTTGTCTCACCTGAATGTGTCTTACTTCTACTCATTTATGCAAAATCGGATCAGACAGATGTGAGCTTAGAAGAAATTGAAGATGCAATTAAAAAGACATAG